Genomic DNA from Planctomycetota bacterium:
ATGATTGGTTCTTGAAGCAGGCGCGGTAGCATCGGCTAGTGTGGTATCCCAAGAAGTCAGGGTTCCGGCCACGTTGGAATAGTCGCTGGTGGTGACATAACTGTATGCCCTGACCCGGTAGTAATAAGTATTGTTGGCGGTTGGGGTTATGGCACCCTGGGTGGTATGCGTAAAAGCCGTGGTATCTGCCGTGAGGGTTGCTACCAAACTATAGGTAAGGGTCGGCGTGGCGCATTCCACATAGAAGCCGATTTCATTGTCCGTATTATCAGTCCAGGACATGGTGATAGAGGTGGCGGAAGTGGCCGTAACCACCAGATTGCCGGGCGCGTATAAATATAATTCGCCGCTGGAGCCGCTGTCCGAGTTGTTGTTGTTCAGGCAGCTGCTGATGCCGAGAAAGATGAAAAATGAGAGCATGAAGATAAGGGAGAAGATAATAATCTTTTTCATAAATACAAATCCTTTTGGCGCCGAAGCGCCATGGCGCTACTTATAGCGCCACTTACTATCTATTATACCCCGCCGATGCGGAATTACCCGAATATTTTGATATTTTATTATTGAAATGTCAAGAATAAAATATAAATTTGGTAGAAATAGGACTGTAAGAAGTTCCTTAATGTGTTATTCCCGTGAAAACGGGAATCCAGACAAATTAGGATAATCCTGGATTCCTGCTTCCGCAGGAATGACAAAGGGGCGCTAAATATAGAAATGAAAAAACAGGTTGATCTGATTATTGCCAATGCCCGGGAATTAGTGACTGTTTCCCGGTCCGCAGAACTCGGGATTATCCATAACGGAGCGGTAGCGGTAAAGAAGGGCCGGATAGCCGCCGTCGGCGCCAGCGATGATATCCTCAAATCATATTCATCCCGCAAGGTGATTGATGCTGAGGATAAGACCGTAACGCCCGGGTTGATTGATTGCCATACCCATCCGGTTTTTATGGGCGACCGGGCGGATGAGTTTGAACTGAAACTGAAGGGCGCCACCTACCAGCAAATCGGGGCCGCCGGCGGCGGCATCAAATCCACGGTCCGCAAGGTGCGCAATGCCACTAAGTCCGAATTGAAAGCCAACGCATTAAAATATCTGAACCGTTTTATCAGATGCGGCACCACCACCATGGAAGCCAAGAGCGGTTACGGACTGACCACCGAGGATGAAGTGAAAATGCTGGAGGCGATTAAGGAGTTGAATGGTGGCGCCATTGGCGCCATAAACTCCGAGCGTCCGGAGCTGGTGCCGACCTTCCTGGGCGCGCACGAAATACCTGACGAATACCGGAATAACAAGGCCGGTTATGTTGACCTGATTATCCAGGAGATGATTCCGCTGGTGGCCAGGCGCAAGTTAGCCGAGTTCTGCGATGTGTTCTGCGAAAAGAACGTATTTGAGATAGAGGACAGCCGGCGGATACTCAAGGCCGCCCAGGCGCATGGCTTGGGCATCAAGCTTCATGCTGATGAGTTCGCACCATTGGGCGGTGCGGAACTGGCCGCGGAATTGAATGCGGTCTCGGCCGACCACCTGATGGTCATTTCCGATGAGGGCATGCGCCGGATGAAGGAAAAGGGCGTGATTGCGGTCCTGTTGCCCGGCACGACCTTTATGCTGGGTTTGAAGAGCTATGCCCCGGCCCGGAAGATGATGGACGCCGGACTGACCGTGGCCCTGGCTACGGATTTTAATCCGGGCACGTCATTCACCGAATCGCTGCCGATGATAATGAGTATTGCCTGCGTCAAGATGAAGATGACCCCGGCCGAGGCGCTGACCGCCGCGACCATCAATGCGGCCCGCGCCATCAGGAAGGAAAAGCTCATCGGTTCGCTGGAACCCGGCAAACAGGCCGATATGGTCATCTGGGATTGCCTTTCATATAAACATATTCCTTATCACTTCGGGGTCAATCTGGTTGATAAGGTGATTAAGGCGGGTAAGGTAATTGAATGATTAAGCATCTTTTGTGGCTCATCTTCGCCTTTGTCCTTATTGCCCAGCAGGCCGTGTTAAAGGCATTGGGCATCCATCTCGGGCCGGGCTGGGAGGCATTGATTCCGGGCCTGTCTATCTTTGGAGCCGCTTTTGTCTTATCTTGGGCGGCTGAATTGGCCCAGATGGAAATTCCCCAGGCATTGGCCCTGGCATTTCTGGCCCTGATTGCGGTGGTGCCTGAATATGCGGTCGACATCTATTTTGCCTGGACGGCCGGCTCGGACCCGAAATATATCCACTATGCCACGGCCAATATGACCGGTGCCAACCGCCTGCTCATCGGACTGGGTTGGCCGGTGGTGCTGTTCGCTTATTATTTTGCCACCCGTAAAAAGGAAATACAGCTCGAGCCGGGCCATCGGATCGAACTATTTGCGCTCCTGGCTGCCACGTTTTATTCCTTCTTTATCCCCATCAAGGGAAGCATTACTATGATTGACTCGGTGGTGCTGCTGGCCATCTTTGTGTTTTATATCGTAGCGGCCGGCCGGGCGCATCACCAGGAACCGGAACTGGAAGGTCCGGTGGAATTATTCAGCAAGGGCTCAAGGTTTTTCCGCTGCGCGATTACCATCCTGTTCTTTATTATCTCCGGCTATGCGATTTATATCTCAGCCGAGCCGTTTGCCGAGGGGCTGTTGGCCAGCGGCCAGGCTTGGGGCGTTAATGAATTCGTGCTGGTCCAGTGGCTGGCGCCGCTGGCGTCCGAATCACCGGAATTCATCGTGGCCATCATCTTCGCCACCCGGGCCATGGCCGGCGCATCATTAGGCACGCTGATTTCCTCAAAGGTCAATCAGTGGACGCTGCTGATTGCCTCGCTGCCGATTGCCTTTACCTTAGGCGGCGGAACCATATGGGGGATGCAATTAGACCCGCTCCAGATGGAGGAGATATTCCTGACGGCCGCCCAGTCGCTCTTTGCCATCTTTGTCCTGTCCAATTTCCGGTTTTCCATGCTGGAGGCGGTGGTGTTGTTGGTGCTCTTCTCAACGCAATTGATGATACCGCTGGTTATGCCGGCCTTGTTGCCAAATATGCCGACCGAACAACTGCAGGCATTGGAAATCAAAGCCCGATTGGGTTACGGCGGATTTTATATCGCGCTTTCTATATTGATGATAGCATTGTCTTACAACCGGCGTAATGCCATCTTGTGCCTTATCAGGCCGGAGAAAAATAAATAAACTTGGAAGGAGATATGATATGTTGGGATTAGCCGCGATGTTGATTCTGGCCTACGGGCCTCTGCAATGGAGTTTTCCCTGGTGGGTCTGGGTCTTGTGCGTCGTTTTCGGGAGTATTGAAGGCGGTCACCGGACCAAGAATCTGATAATCAAGAAAACGGATAAATAACAGATATCAGGCGGGCCCGGATTGCGATGCCGGTTTAACGGGATAAATCACCATTAGGTTTAGTCCATATTTTTATTTACCGCTTAACTTTTCCTGCCAAAAATCCGAATGTATAACTACTTCGATATGAGAAGAGCTTTGTTTGTTCTGAGTTTGGTTGTGGGCCTGACAGTAATTACCGGGCCGGTTACGGCTGATAGTAAAATCACCTACATCACCCTGTCCCAGCTGGCTCAGAAGTATAATCTTAAGCACGAGAAGGATAACCTGACCGGCCGCGAGATGTTTTCAGGCAACGGTTATAATATCATTGCCTCTAGTGGCATGTCCGGCATCATGGTTAATAATAAGTTTACCGTTCTTGAGCAGAAGTTGAAGTCCATTAACGGCCAACTGGCCATTTCCAAGAGTGATTTTTCCAAGGTGGAGAATATTCTCATAGAACCGCACCGCAAGGAAATCAGCGTAAAGCCCAAAGGGGTTATCAGGAAGGTGGTGATTGACCCGGGTCATGGCGGTGATTTTCGGGGTTGTAAGGGGCGCAACGGCTTGTGCGAGAAAGAGGTTAACCTGGATGTATCTAAGCGGCTGCGTGAACTGCTGGAGGAAAAGGATATCAGGGTGGTCATGACCCGGACCACGGACCGGTCGCTGTCGGCTAATCTGAACGAAGACCTGCGCAGCCGGGTCGAAGTGGGCAATCGGGAACAACCGGACCTTTTTATTTCCATCCACTGCAACTGGTCAAATGACCCGTCAGTCAAGGGGTTTGAGGTCTATTATTCACCCGAGAATAATGTTTTGCCTTCTTTGAGCAGCCGGTCGATTGGCGATGACAAGCCGGATGACCGTCAGACCCAGAAGGCGTTGTCTTATATCCTCAAGGATGAATACAGCCGGCGGACCATAGAAATCGCTAAGGCCATCCAGAAACAGTTTAATAAACTGCCTACCGAAGACCGGGGCGTGCGCAAAGCCAATTTCAAGGTGGTTAAATACAGCGAGTATCCGTCTATCCTGATGGAGATGGGTTTTCTTTCCAATAAGACCGAGGCGGCTAATTTCACCCGCGATTCCTACCGCCAGGAGTTGGCCGAGCGGATAAGGGATGCCATTGTTTCCTACAGCGGCTCCGGTAATCAGACCTCCAGCCAATGGGAATAGGTTCACCCCGCACCTAAATGGTATGAATAGTTAGTAATATGCAGACGTAACAAAACCATTTAGATGCGGGGTCTAAGAGCCAGTACGTCGCTTCGCTTCTACTGGCTCTAAGAAAATATTAGATTTTTCTTGTTTTATCTGCCAGGTTGGTTATATTAAATTTAACCAAATAATCCGATAAAGGCCTCGGGCCGAAGGAGAGTAATATGAAAAAGATATTGATAGTAACGGTCGTAATTTTTGGTTTTGGATTGTTTGCTGCGGCAAGATGGACTTTGGCACAGCACAGCGATGGGGGCAGTGGGCATGGCAACTCGAATTCAGGCGGTACAAGCCACGATGATGACGCATACCAAAAGGCAATGGACGAGGCGCGTAAACAAGCCGATGCAAATAGTACCAAAGCGGCGGAAGACGCGGTCAATAAAGCTTTAATGTATAGACCCAATGATCCGTCGGCCCTGGCATTAAAGGCGCGTATTACGAAAAAGATTAAAGGCATGACTTATACCGGCACTAATGAACAGGGATTGCAGGAATATAAGCATAACAAGACCGGGATGATTTTTGTCCTAATACCGGGCGGCACGCTGGTAATTGAAGAGGCGGATAATGGCTCGGTAAACGATGGTAGCGGTGCAGGCAGTGGTTCAGGTGGTGGCTCAGGCAGTGGTGATAATTCAGGAAATAATAGCAACAAAAACCGACGCGAGTTGAAGGTAGATGATTTCCTGATGTCAAAATACGAAACACCCCAAGGTGTTTGGATTAACTTTATGAACGATAATCCATCATTTTTCAGAAAAGGCAAGGATTATCCTGTGGAACAGGTTACGCATGAGAACTGCCAGTCATTCTGCAAGAAGACGGATTTAAGGCTGCCTAGTTGGGTGGAATGGGAATACTCAGCCAGAGCCGGCAGTGTCACCCCTTACTTCTGGGGTAAGGAGCCGAACGAGGAGTATTTTTGGTATAACAAGAATTCCGTGGCTTCCACCCATCCAATTACTACCAGGAAAGGTAACGGTTTCGGGCTTTATAATATGCTGGGTAATGTGATGGAGTGGACCAATGACCTGTTTAAGGACCGGGTGAGAGGCAAGGCCGAGGACACTGAACCGGGGCAGGGAGAAGTGGAAGGCAACAAGGAAAAATACGGAATGCTTCGGGGCGGGGCCTGGGACCAGCCGGCCGAGTTATGCCAGTCAGCCAGTTATATCCAGGTGTTACCTACGGCTAAGGATAAGAACGCCGGATTCCGTTGCGCCAAGGATATTAATAAGCCGTAATTAGTATAAATAAGATACATTAACCAAAACCTCGTTCCTTGAGTAACATCAGGGGGCGGGGTTTTTTATTTGACCCGGTTAATAATCATTAGTATAAACTAATCTATGATTACAGTAGAACAGGCATTAGGCATTATCAGGCAGAATATCCCGCCGGCGCAATTTGAGAAAATGGCTTTGATGGAGTCCTTGGGCCGGGTGCTGGTCGAGGATGTGTTCTCTGATGTGGATATGCCGCCATTTGACAAGTCGGCCATGGATGGCTATGCGGTCCGGAGCGAGGATATCCAATCACCGCCGGTAGAGCTGGAGGTGCTGGAGATAGTGCCGGCTGGTTCGATGCCGACCAGAGAGGTCAAGCCGGGCAAGGCCATCAAGATAATGACCGGCGCGCCGGTGCCGCGCGGGGCTGATGCGGTGATTATGGTGGAAAAAACCAAGTATGAGCCGTCTACCAGGACGGTCCGGTGCCTGAGCACCATTAAGAAGAACGCCAATATCTGCTTTAAGGCAGAAGACATTAACGCCGGGGCCAAGGTTATTTCGCGCGATACCAAAATCACGCCGCAGGTTATCGGGCTCCTGGCGGCCGTGGGCAAGGATAAGGCGCAGGTTTATAAATATCCGTCTGTCGCTATTGCCACGACCGGAGATGAGCTGGTGGAGATTAACCAGAAACCAAATGGCGCGCAAATCAGGAACAGTAATACCTATTCGCTGTTATCCCAATTGGTCAATATCGGGATGCCGGTTACTTCATTGGGAATTGTCAGGGATAATATTGAAATAATGATGGAGAAGGTTTCCGCCGGGTTGAAGTCGGATATGCTGATTCTGACCGGCGGGGTTTCTATGGGCGATTATGATATCGTGGAGGATGTTTTGAAGAAACTGGGGGTAAGGATTCTCTTTGACCAGGTGGCCATCAAGCCGGGCAAGCCGACTGTTTTCGGGATTGGGCCGAAGGGGCAACTGGTATTCGGGCTGCCCGGAAATCCGGTCTCGGCATTCGTGATTACAGAGATTTTCATCAAGGAAGCGTTGTCCTTATTATGCAATGATGCCGGCATAAAGAATCGGATAATAGAGGCGGAGTTAGCCGCGCCGATAGCCAGCACGTCCAACCGGCAGCAATACCTGGGCGCCAGGATTTTGCAAGATGGTTTGGTAGAGCCGATAGATGGGCATGGTTCTGCGGATATCTTGTTTTTAAGCCGGGCTGATGCGCTTATTATTGTGCCGCCGGATGCGCCTCAGTTAGCCGTTGATAGCCATGTAAGGGTAATGGTGTTTTAGATGATGAAAGAACGCCTTATTAGGGCATTGCCGTTGCTTTCAGGCATCCTGGCCTGGTTGTCTTATCCGCCGGCTGACATCTCCTTTCTGGCCTGGGTGGCCTACGTTCCTCTGCTTTTTTACATATCTGAAATATCCCAGCAAACCGGTTCTTTCGGGAAACGATGGCTGGGTTTACTTTGGCCGGTCTATTTAGGCGGGGTTTTGTTCTTCATGTTAGGGCTGGTCTGGCTCAGGCACGTTAGCTGGG
This window encodes:
- a CDS encoding imidazolonepropionase, translated to MKKQVDLIIANARELVTVSRSAELGIIHNGAVAVKKGRIAAVGASDDILKSYSSRKVIDAEDKTVTPGLIDCHTHPVFMGDRADEFELKLKGATYQQIGAAGGGIKSTVRKVRNATKSELKANALKYLNRFIRCGTTTMEAKSGYGLTTEDEVKMLEAIKELNGGAIGAINSERPELVPTFLGAHEIPDEYRNNKAGYVDLIIQEMIPLVARRKLAEFCDVFCEKNVFEIEDSRRILKAAQAHGLGIKLHADEFAPLGGAELAAELNAVSADHLMVISDEGMRRMKEKGVIAVLLPGTTFMLGLKSYAPARKMMDAGLTVALATDFNPGTSFTESLPMIMSIACVKMKMTPAEALTAATINAARAIRKEKLIGSLEPGKQADMVIWDCLSYKHIPYHFGVNLVDKVIKAGKVIE
- a CDS encoding sodium:calcium antiporter; this translates as MIKHLLWLIFAFVLIAQQAVLKALGIHLGPGWEALIPGLSIFGAAFVLSWAAELAQMEIPQALALAFLALIAVVPEYAVDIYFAWTAGSDPKYIHYATANMTGANRLLIGLGWPVVLFAYYFATRKKEIQLEPGHRIELFALLAATFYSFFIPIKGSITMIDSVVLLAIFVFYIVAAGRAHHQEPELEGPVELFSKGSRFFRCAITILFFIISGYAIYISAEPFAEGLLASGQAWGVNEFVLVQWLAPLASESPEFIVAIIFATRAMAGASLGTLISSKVNQWTLLIASLPIAFTLGGGTIWGMQLDPLQMEEIFLTAAQSLFAIFVLSNFRFSMLEAVVLLVLFSTQLMIPLVMPALLPNMPTEQLQALEIKARLGYGGFYIALSILMIALSYNRRNAILCLIRPEKNK
- a CDS encoding N-acetylmuramoyl-L-alanine amidase; the protein is MRRALFVLSLVVGLTVITGPVTADSKITYITLSQLAQKYNLKHEKDNLTGREMFSGNGYNIIASSGMSGIMVNNKFTVLEQKLKSINGQLAISKSDFSKVENILIEPHRKEISVKPKGVIRKVVIDPGHGGDFRGCKGRNGLCEKEVNLDVSKRLRELLEEKDIRVVMTRTTDRSLSANLNEDLRSRVEVGNREQPDLFISIHCNWSNDPSVKGFEVYYSPENNVLPSLSSRSIGDDKPDDRQTQKALSYILKDEYSRRTIEIAKAIQKQFNKLPTEDRGVRKANFKVVKYSEYPSILMEMGFLSNKTEAANFTRDSYRQELAERIRDAIVSYSGSGNQTSSQWE
- a CDS encoding formylglycine-generating enzyme family protein: MKKILIVTVVIFGFGLFAAARWTLAQHSDGGSGHGNSNSGGTSHDDDAYQKAMDEARKQADANSTKAAEDAVNKALMYRPNDPSALALKARITKKIKGMTYTGTNEQGLQEYKHNKTGMIFVLIPGGTLVIEEADNGSVNDGSGAGSGSGGGSGSGDNSGNNSNKNRRELKVDDFLMSKYETPQGVWINFMNDNPSFFRKGKDYPVEQVTHENCQSFCKKTDLRLPSWVEWEYSARAGSVTPYFWGKEPNEEYFWYNKNSVASTHPITTRKGNGFGLYNMLGNVMEWTNDLFKDRVRGKAEDTEPGQGEVEGNKEKYGMLRGGAWDQPAELCQSASYIQVLPTAKDKNAGFRCAKDINKP
- a CDS encoding molybdopterin molybdotransferase MoeA — translated: MITVEQALGIIRQNIPPAQFEKMALMESLGRVLVEDVFSDVDMPPFDKSAMDGYAVRSEDIQSPPVELEVLEIVPAGSMPTREVKPGKAIKIMTGAPVPRGADAVIMVEKTKYEPSTRTVRCLSTIKKNANICFKAEDINAGAKVISRDTKITPQVIGLLAAVGKDKAQVYKYPSVAIATTGDELVEINQKPNGAQIRNSNTYSLLSQLVNIGMPVTSLGIVRDNIEIMMEKVSAGLKSDMLILTGGVSMGDYDIVEDVLKKLGVRILFDQVAIKPGKPTVFGIGPKGQLVFGLPGNPVSAFVITEIFIKEALSLLCNDAGIKNRIIEAELAAPIASTSNRQQYLGARILQDGLVEPIDGHGSADILFLSRADALIIVPPDAPQLAVDSHVRVMVF